TCCCATTGCCTTCTTCCCCACAGAACTCACCGTCTCTTGCAGGTTTTGCAATCAAGTCTTCCAACTTTTTTGTAAATTTCGATCAATCTGTGACTAAAGTTCTTCAATTTGGTGGGTTTCAGATTAGAAGGTACGTTTACCAAGATGTCATACGCTTGAATGAAGCCCAGAAACTGATGGATTGCTCGTTCGTTCAAGTGAGTTTTTCAGTTAATTAATTAGTGTTGAATTTGGGTATGGAGAGTTCTCTGTTTCACACTCTGTTCCTCTGTTCTTTCGCAGCCGTACACAACAAACAGTGCAAAAGTGGTGTTCTTGAATCAACGGCCAATGACACGCCAATTCAAAGTCTCCGGCAACATTTGCTCCGTTTGTGACCGGAACCTGCAAGAGCCTTACCTTTTCTGCTCAATCTCTTGCAAGGTTAGCCAGTTTTcctccattttcattttcttcatatgAGTTTCTGTTAGGCTCTCGACTCGATAATCAAAGTTTGCAGAGAACTAGGATGATTTCAATTTTGTCCTGGAAATAGTTTTCTAGtgtagtgtttttattttcttttgatttttgtatgTGATGTGCGAGATTTGATGCTGACAGTTTCCTCTTTGTTCACCGTTTCCGGCAGTTTCAGGTTCATCGGACGGCGGCGAGCGGCAAAGGACATCTCTGCAACTCCGATGCGAAGGGGCTGAGGTTCGAGAGCTGTTTGGAGCTAGACGGCGGCCAAATGACGCCGGAATCGGTGCTTGAGCTGGCGGTTTCCAT
The Diospyros lotus cultivar Yz01 chromosome 12, ASM1463336v1, whole genome shotgun sequence DNA segment above includes these coding regions:
- the LOC127787088 gene encoding protein RGF1 INDUCIBLE TRANSCRIPTION FACTOR 1-like isoform X2, which translates into the protein MVGLTPIPQWLQALLGEKFFIPCSVHLSEKKCEKNTFCLDCCISLCSHCLLPHRTHRLLQIRRYVYQDVIRLNEAQKLMDCSFVQPYTTNSAKVVFLNQRPMTRQFKVSGNICSVCDRNLQEPYLFCSISCKFQVHRTAASGKGHLCNSDAKGLRFESCLELDGGQMTPESVLELAVSIQTSSGSSSSNVGGLNCSRSTLACTATTEFVRRKRSAISGSRSRHRVICAPAPECPDGVNRRKRVPHRSPLY
- the LOC127787088 gene encoding protein RGF1 INDUCIBLE TRANSCRIPTION FACTOR 1-like isoform X1 → MEIDSVFSGFIFSGFQVGLTPIPQWLQALLGEKFFIPCSVHLSEKKCEKNTFCLDCCISLCSHCLLPHRTHRLLQIRRYVYQDVIRLNEAQKLMDCSFVQPYTTNSAKVVFLNQRPMTRQFKVSGNICSVCDRNLQEPYLFCSISCKFQVHRTAASGKGHLCNSDAKGLRFESCLELDGGQMTPESVLELAVSIQTSSGSSSSNVGGLNCSRSTLACTATTEFVRRKRSAISGSRSRHRVICAPAPECPDGVNRRKRVPHRSPLY